The following are from one region of the Populus trichocarpa isolate Nisqually-1 chromosome 8, P.trichocarpa_v4.1, whole genome shotgun sequence genome:
- the LOC7473249 gene encoding uncharacterized protein LOC7473249 gives MEFFTKTKAIKLRSHLYKYLIADFDQETVRQTRHGISRKAVIWFVELVDGKSHVIRLRNCYGKYLAASDLPFFLGVTGKKILQTVPEDITDICKMEWEPVRDGSQVKFKSWCGNFLRANGGAPPWRNAVTHDEPPTGSTQKWIFWDIEAVQVPENDSLVDYLSSMSSFSTVPDDVLVAISGDYNSPERASQLSIVPAARIPRLTLAKSMFPRLFSSPNNKTKSNHFRSGMDFFLNAKTVRLRSHHDKYLLAEEDEDSVTQDRNGSSKIARWTVEPVPGSDSIIRLKSCNGKYLTASNEPFLLGMTGRKVLQTVPRRFDSSVEWEPVREGGQVKLKTRYGNFLRANGGLPPWRNSVTHDIPHRSATQDWILWDVDVVETRALQSPTGHAHYLQKIVSQSDSLDSESTSPPSISIKSGDYLRQGSSDSNASSPRKSDGRTIYYHVADESGEVDDDATERCSLNFKGNGVDGLTQKLKEDTGLEDIVVCTRSPLNGELYPLRLQLPPNNADMHVILVQPSSKVASDFAEQGTPL, from the exons ATGGAGTTTTTTACCAAGACAAAGGCAATTAAGCTCCGGAGCCACCTTTACAAGTACTTGATCGCGGACTTCGACCAAGAAACTGTTCGTCAAACACGACACGGCATATCACGGAAAGCTGTCATATGGTTTGTGGAGCTGGTCGATGGAAAAAGCCATGTTATTCGTCTCAGAAACTGCTATGGCAAATACCTCGCAGCCTCTGACTTGCCCTTTTTTTTAGGCGTGACTGGGAAGAAGATACTGCAAACAGTGCCTGAAGATATTACAGACATCTGTAAGATGGAGTGGGAGCCTGTAAGAGACGGGTCTCAGGTTAAATTTAAGAGCTGGTGTGGCAATTTCTTGCGAGCTAACGGGGGGGCGCCGCCGTGGAGAAACGCAGTTACTCACGATGAGCCTCCCACTGGCTCAACACAAAAATGGATCTTTTGGGATATTGAGGCAGTACAAGTGCCTGAAAACGACTCCTTGGTGGATTACTTGTCATCTATGTCGAGCTTTTCTACAGTACCCGATGATGTTCTTGTAGCTATCTCCGGTGATTATAATAGCCCGGAACGAGCCTCTCAGCTATCGATTGTACCGGCTGCGCGGATTCCGAGATTGACCTTAGCAAAGTCAATGTTTCCAAGATTGTTTTCGTCCCCAAATAATAAG ACCAAATCCAACCACTTCCGGTCAGGGATGGATTTCTTCCTCAATGCCAAAACTGTCCGTCTCCGCAGCCACCACGACAAGTACCTCCTCGCGGAGGAAGATGAGGACTCCGTAACCCAAGACCGAAATGGATCCTCCAAGATAGCCAGATGGACTGTCGAACCCGTACCTGGATCCGACTCCATTATCCGCCTCAAGTCCTGCAATGGTAAATACCTCACTGCCTCTAACGAGCCTTTTCTTTTGGGCATGACTGGTCGAAAGGTCCTTCAGACTGTACCCAGACGATTTGACTCGTCCGTCGAGTGGGAACCCGTGAGAGAAGGGGGCCAGGTGAAGCTCAAGACCCGGTATGGGAACTTCTTGAGAGCCAATGGGGGGTTGCCACCTTGGAGAAACTCGGTTACTCATGACATTCCTCATAGGAGTGCTACACAAGATTGGATCCTTTGGGATGTTGATGTTGTGGAGACTCGAGCGCTTCAGTCTCCTACTGGCCATGCTCATTATCTACAGAAAATTGTTTCTCAGTCTGATTCTCTGGATTCCGAATCCACCTCTCCACCTTCTATCTCTATCAAATCCGGAGATTATTTAAGACAGGGG TCGAGTGATTCTAATGCTAGTTCGCCTCGGAAGTCTGACGGGAGGACAATATACTACCATGTGGCTGATGAGAGCGGTGAGGTTGATGATGATGCAACAGAGCGTTGCTCGTTGAATTTTAAGGGAAATGGGGTGGATGGGTTGACACAAAAATTGAAGGAAGATACGGGACTTGAGGATATTGTTGTGTGTACTCGCAGTCCTTTGAATGGAGAGCTTTATCCACTTCGATTGCAGCTTCCTCCAAACAATGCAGATATGCATGTTATTCTAGTTCAGCCATCGTCCAAAG TGGCCAGTGATTTTGCTGAACAAGGAACTCCTCTCTGA
- the LOC7473250 gene encoding uncharacterized protein LOC7473250, producing MGFDYYNVLKLNRNATEDDMKKAYKRLAMKWHPDKNPVNKKEAEAKFKLISEAYDVLSDPNKRQIYDLYGEEGLKSFDQAPPPNTNVGASFKFNPRDADDIFSEFFGSGGSDGVGKGYFRNNNHNSYGAEVNRKAAPVESKLLCTLEELYKGTRRKMRISRSVPDDFGKPKTIEEILKIDIKPGWKKGTKITFPEKGNQEPGTIPADLIFVVDEKPHPVFKRDGNDLVVNQKMSLLEALTGKTIELTTLDGRYLTVPVSDIVKPGHEVLISDEGMPVSKEPNKRGNLRIKFDITFPSRLTAEQKSDLKKALSDN from the exons atgggTTTTGATTACTACAACGTACTGAAACTGAACCGCAACGCAACAGAAGATGACATGAAAAAGGCTTACAAGAGACTGGCAATGAAATGGCATCCAGACAAGAACCCTGTAAACAAGAAAGAGGCAGAAGCCAAATTCAAGCTTATCTCCGAAGCTTACGATGTCCTATCAGACCCTAACAAGCGTCAGATCTATGATCTCTACGGTGAAGAAGGCCTCAAGTCTTTTGATCAAGCCCCCCCTCCCAATACCAACGTCGGCGCTTCTTTCAAGTTCAATCCGCGTGACGCCGATGATATTTTCTCCGAATTCTTCGGAAGTGGCGGATCCGATGGTGTTGGCAAGGGTTATTTTAggaataataatcataatagtTATGGGGCCGAGGTTAACAGGAAAGCGGCGCCCGTTGAGAGCAAGTTGCTTTGCACTTTGGAGGAGCTTTATAAAGGTACCCGAAGAAAGATGAGGATTTCCCGTTCTGTTCCTGATGACTTCGG GAAGCCGAAAACAATCGAGGAAATCTTAAAGATAGACATCAAACCTGGCTGGAAGAAGGGCACAAAAATCACTTTTCCTGAGAAAGGCAATCAAGAACCTGGTACCATCCCCGCTGATCTTATTTTTGTGGTGGATGAGAAGCCCCATCCTGTTTTCAAGAGGGACGGGAATGATCTGGTGGTCAATCAGAAAATGTCACTACTGGAGGCTCTCACGGGGAAAACCAtcgaattgacaaccttggatGGAAGATATCTCACAGTCCCTGTATCGGATATTGTCAAACCGGGTCACGAGGTCCTTATCTCGGATGAAGGAATGCCCGTCTCAAAAGAGCCCAACAAGAGAGGAAACCTTCGAATCAAGTTTGATATCACATTCCCATCAAGACTTACCGCGGAACAGAAATCTGACCTCAAGAAAGCACTATCTGACAATTAA
- the LOC7473251 gene encoding thioredoxin H-type 2, which translates to MEFGWPVLQRGRTVQTSFFNFDHSNGFPCTKPAAGVVDVHSVGAWRSYFEANKQNNKLLVIEFTATWCGPCRHMEQTIKDFAAKYTDVVFIRIDVDELQHVAQQFNVTTMPAFSLLKKGKIVDEVAGVKKSELQNKIEKHGMI; encoded by the exons ATGGAGTTCGGTTGGCCAGTTCTTCAGCGAGGAAGAACAGTGCAAACAAGCTTCTTTAATTTTGATCACTCCAATGGATTTCCATGCACAAAGCCAGCTGCTGGGGTTGTGGATGTCCATTCTGTAGGCGCATGGAGATCCTATTTCGAGGCCAACAAGCAAAACAACAAATTG CTGGTGATTGAATTCACGGCGACATGGTGTGGACCTTGCCGACACATGGAACAGACCATCAAGGACTTTGCTGCCAAGTACACAGACGTTGTGTTCATCAGGATTGACGTTGATGAATTGCAG CATGTGGCTCAGCAATTCAATGTGACTACCATGCCAGCATTTTCACTCTTGAAGAAAGGGAAGATAGTTGACGAGGTAGCAGGGGTCAAGAAGAGTGAGCTTCAGAACAAGATTGAGAAGCATGGGATGATATGA